In one window of Pseudomonas putida DNA:
- a CDS encoding cytochrome b: MQLRNSASRYGAVSIFLHWGVALVVFGLFGLGLWMVGLDYYDPWRKAGPDLHKSIGLVLLAVMLLRVLWRLISPPPPAPASHGALTRMAAKLGHLALYLGLFAVMAAGYLISTADGVGIPVFGLFEVPALVSNLPDQADTAGVIHLYLAWGLVIFAILHALAALKHHFIDRDATLARMLGRKA, from the coding sequence ATGCAACTGCGCAATTCTGCTTCTCGCTATGGTGCGGTCAGCATCTTCCTGCACTGGGGCGTAGCTCTTGTCGTATTCGGGTTGTTCGGTCTGGGCCTGTGGATGGTCGGTCTCGACTACTACGATCCTTGGCGCAAAGCCGGGCCCGACCTGCACAAGAGCATTGGCCTGGTATTACTGGCTGTCATGCTGCTGCGGGTACTCTGGCGTTTGATCAGCCCACCTCCACCGGCTCCGGCCAGCCACGGGGCACTCACCCGCATGGCCGCCAAGCTGGGGCACCTGGCGCTGTATCTGGGGTTGTTCGCGGTCATGGCCGCCGGCTACCTGATCTCCACCGCCGACGGTGTCGGCATTCCGGTCTTCGGCCTGTTCGAAGTACCGGCACTGGTCAGCAACCTGCCCGATCAGGCGGACACTGCCGGTGTGATTCACCTGTATCTGGCCTGGGGGTTGGTGATTTTCGCCATCCTGCATGCCCTGGCAGCCTTGAAACACCATTTCATTGACCGTGACGCGACCCTGGCTCGTATGCTGGGCCGCAAAGCTTGA
- a CDS encoding YceI family protein, with protein MLKKTFAALALGTALIGAGQAMAADYKIDKEGQHAFVDWKISHLGYSFIHGTFKDFDGSFSWDSAKPEASKISVDLKTASLCSNHAERDKHIASADFLDVKKYPDAKFVSTAVKSTGDKTADVTGDLTLHGVTKPVTFKAVFNGEGKDPWGGERAGFNAKTTLNLNDFGIKGPGPTSQTLDLDISLEGVKQK; from the coding sequence ATGTTGAAAAAGACTTTTGCCGCCCTGGCGCTCGGTACCGCTCTGATTGGCGCTGGTCAGGCCATGGCCGCTGACTACAAGATCGACAAGGAAGGCCAGCATGCTTTCGTCGACTGGAAGATCAGCCACTTGGGCTACAGCTTCATCCACGGCACATTCAAGGACTTCGACGGTTCGTTCTCCTGGGACAGCGCCAAGCCTGAAGCCAGCAAGATCAGCGTCGACCTGAAGACTGCCAGCCTGTGTTCCAACCATGCCGAGCGCGACAAGCACATCGCCAGCGCCGACTTCCTGGACGTGAAGAAATATCCGGACGCCAAGTTCGTCTCCACGGCCGTCAAGTCCACCGGTGACAAGACTGCCGACGTAACCGGCGACCTGACCCTGCATGGCGTGACCAAGCCGGTCACCTTCAAGGCCGTGTTCAACGGCGAGGGCAAGGACCCGTGGGGTGGCGAGCGCGCTGGCTTCAACGCCAAGACCACGCTGAACCTGAACGACTTTGGCATCAAGGGCCCAGGCCCGACTTCCCAGACCCTGGATCTGGACATCAGCCTGGAAGGCGTGAAGCAGAAGTGA